In Acidobacteriota bacterium, the following proteins share a genomic window:
- a CDS encoding TonB family protein produces MPRDMFGDVVKPSVRVGTKQWYTVPLSILTHVVGLGALIVIPLLATDALPTPQSVMAFAAVPPPPPPPPPPPPPPSATPPPPPPPVEVNVNPAAAPVEAPKEIKPEPPPRIVSQVGGIPSNLPAPTAAVSVAPPPPPAAPVRVGGDIKPPSKIKDVKPIYPAIARAARLSGIVFLEAVIAKDGSVKDLRVTRSGGVLDQAAIDAVSQWKYSPTLLNGEPVEVIMTVTVNFTFN; encoded by the coding sequence GTGCCACGCGATATGTTCGGCGATGTAGTGAAGCCGTCAGTTCGGGTGGGGACCAAGCAGTGGTACACGGTCCCGCTCTCGATCTTGACGCACGTTGTTGGTCTTGGGGCGCTCATCGTCATTCCCCTGCTCGCGACCGATGCGCTGCCGACTCCCCAGTCGGTGATGGCGTTCGCGGCGGTGCCGCCGCCGCCCCCGCCGCCGCCTCCGCCGCCGCCCCCGCCGTCGGCCACACCTCCGCCGCCGCCCCCGCCGGTCGAGGTGAACGTGAATCCGGCTGCGGCGCCGGTCGAGGCGCCGAAAGAGATCAAGCCCGAGCCGCCGCCCAGGATCGTGTCGCAGGTCGGCGGTATTCCGAGCAACCTGCCGGCGCCCACCGCCGCGGTCTCGGTCGCACCACCGCCGCCCCCGGCGGCGCCCGTTCGCGTCGGTGGCGACATCAAGCCACCCTCGAAGATCAAAGATGTCAAGCCGATCTATCCGGCCATTGCGCGCGCGGCGCGCTTGTCGGGCATCGTCTTCCTCGAGGCCGTCATCGCCAAGGACGGCAGCGTGAAGGACCTGAGGGTGACCCGCTCGGGGGGAGTCCTCGACCAAGCCGCGATCGACGCCGTGAGCCAGTGGAAGTACAGCCCGACGCTGCTGAACGGCGAGCCCGTGGAGGTCATCATGACCGTCACGGTGAACTTCACGTTCAACTGA
- a CDS encoding sodium-translocating pyrophosphatase, with protein MLWLAAVFVGLWLGSGTALLAQEPAAVVPHAGGEANLILPDLGQVTFLGGVDGHTLLLAGLVVSGLGLLFGLVIFNQLRRMPVHQSMLDVSELIYETCKTYLVQQGKFLLILEAFIGVIIAVYFGVLQHFSAFKVLTILLFSLIGIAGSYGVAWFGIRVNTFANSRTAFASLRGKPYPCYAIPLKAGMSIGMMLISVELLLMLVILLFIPGDYAGPCFIGFAIGESLGAAALRIAGGIFTKIADIGADLMKIVFRIKEDDARNPGVIADCTGDNAGDSVGPSADGFETYGVTGVALISFILLAVSSETTQVQLLVWIFMMRIVMVVASGASYLVNEALARSQYVHVDRMNFEAPLTRLVWLTSLVSVALTYGASYLLIPTLGPAADGTLWWKLSTIITCGTLAGAVIPELVKVFTSTESSHTREVVSSSQQGGASLNILSGLVAGNFSAYWLGMAIMALMGTAYAVSLTFSDIGMVAPAVFAFGLVAFGFLGMGPVTIAVDSYGPVTDNAQSVYELSQIEEVPNVAAEIKSQHGFAVEFARAKHNLEENDGAGNTFKATAKPVLIGTAVVGATTMIFSIIVALTEGLRPELVARLSLLHPPFLLGLITGGAMIYWFTGASIQAVTSGAYRAVEFIKANIRLEGTTKASVADSKRVVEICTQYAQRGMFNIFLSVFFGTLAFAFFEPFFFIGYLVSIALFGLYQAIFMANAGGAWDNAKKIVEVELKAKSTDLHAATVVGDTVGDPFKDTSSVAMNPVIKFTTLFGLLAVELAVQLAAEQGSGMTHALAAAFFLVSAVFVWRSFYGMRIGAER; from the coding sequence ATGCTGTGGCTCGCCGCGGTATTCGTGGGACTGTGGCTCGGATCGGGGACGGCGCTGCTGGCGCAGGAACCGGCGGCCGTCGTGCCGCACGCGGGCGGAGAGGCCAACCTGATCCTGCCCGACCTGGGACAGGTCACGTTTCTCGGCGGGGTCGACGGGCACACGCTCCTGCTGGCCGGCCTCGTCGTCTCGGGGCTCGGGCTGCTGTTCGGGCTGGTCATCTTCAACCAGTTGCGGCGCATGCCGGTGCACCAGTCGATGCTCGACGTGTCGGAGCTCATCTACGAGACGTGCAAGACCTACCTCGTGCAGCAGGGGAAGTTCCTGCTGATCCTCGAAGCGTTCATCGGCGTCATCATCGCCGTGTACTTCGGGGTGCTCCAGCATTTCTCGGCCTTCAAGGTGCTGACCATCCTGCTGTTCAGCCTGATCGGCATCGCCGGCAGCTACGGCGTGGCCTGGTTCGGCATCCGGGTGAACACCTTCGCCAATTCGCGGACGGCGTTCGCGAGCCTGCGCGGCAAGCCGTATCCGTGCTACGCGATTCCGCTCAAGGCGGGGATGAGCATCGGGATGATGCTCATCAGCGTCGAGCTGCTGCTGATGCTGGTGATCCTGCTGTTCATCCCCGGCGATTACGCCGGGCCCTGCTTCATCGGGTTCGCCATCGGCGAATCGCTCGGCGCCGCCGCGCTGCGCATCGCCGGCGGCATCTTCACGAAGATTGCCGACATCGGCGCCGACCTGATGAAGATCGTCTTCCGGATCAAGGAAGACGACGCTCGGAACCCCGGGGTCATCGCGGACTGCACCGGCGACAACGCGGGCGACTCGGTCGGACCGTCGGCCGACGGCTTCGAGACGTACGGCGTCACCGGCGTGGCGCTGATCTCGTTCATCCTGCTCGCCGTGTCGAGCGAGACGACGCAGGTGCAGTTGCTCGTCTGGATCTTCATGATGCGCATCGTGATGGTGGTGGCGTCGGGCGCGTCGTACCTCGTCAACGAAGCCCTCGCGCGCAGTCAGTACGTGCACGTGGATCGGATGAACTTCGAGGCGCCGCTGACGCGGCTCGTGTGGCTCACGTCGCTCGTGTCGGTGGCGCTGACCTACGGCGCGTCGTATCTGCTGATCCCGACGCTCGGCCCGGCGGCCGACGGCACGCTCTGGTGGAAGCTCTCGACGATCATCACCTGCGGCACGCTCGCCGGCGCCGTCATTCCCGAGCTCGTGAAGGTCTTCACCTCGACCGAGTCGTCGCACACCCGGGAAGTCGTGAGCTCGTCCCAGCAGGGCGGCGCGTCCCTGAACATCCTTTCGGGCCTCGTGGCCGGCAACTTCAGCGCCTACTGGCTCGGCATGGCCATCATGGCGCTGATGGGCACGGCCTACGCGGTCAGCCTGACGTTCAGCGACATCGGGATGGTGGCGCCCGCGGTGTTCGCGTTCGGGCTGGTCGCCTTCGGCTTCCTCGGGATGGGGCCAGTGACGATCGCCGTCGATTCCTACGGGCCCGTGACGGACAACGCGCAGTCGGTCTACGAGCTCTCGCAGATCGAGGAGGTGCCGAACGTCGCCGCCGAGATCAAGTCGCAGCACGGGTTCGCCGTCGAGTTCGCGAGGGCCAAGCACAACCTCGAGGAGAACGACGGCGCCGGCAACACGTTCAAGGCGACCGCCAAGCCCGTGCTCATCGGCACGGCCGTGGTCGGCGCCACCACGATGATCTTCTCGATCATCGTCGCGCTCACCGAGGGGCTGCGTCCCGAGCTCGTGGCGCGGCTCTCGCTGCTCCATCCGCCGTTCCTGCTCGGCCTCATCACCGGCGGCGCCATGATCTACTGGTTCACGGGGGCGTCGATCCAGGCCGTGACGAGCGGCGCCTACCGGGCGGTGGAGTTCATCAAGGCGAACATCCGGCTCGAGGGCACGACGAAAGCGTCGGTGGCCGACTCGAAGCGCGTGGTGGAGATTTGCACGCAGTACGCACAACGGGGCATGTTCAACATCTTCCTGAGCGTGTTCTTCGGCACCCTCGCCTTCGCGTTCTTCGAGCCGTTCTTCTTCATCGGCTACCTCGTGTCGATCGCTCTGTTCGGTCTCTATCAGGCCATCTTCATGGCGAACGCCGGCGGGGCATGGGACAATGCGAAGAAGATCGTCGAAGTCGAGCTGAAGGCCAAGAGCACGGACCTGCATGCCGCGACCGTGGTGGGCGACACGGTTGGCGACCCGTTCAAGGACACGTCGTCGGTGGCCATGAACCCGGTCATCAAGTTCACGACGCTGTTCGGGTTGCTGGCCGTGGAGCTGGCCGTGCAGTTGGCGGCCGAGCAGGGGAGCGGGATGACGCACGCCCTGGCGGCGGCGTTCTTCCTCGTCTCGGCGGTGTTCGTCTGGCGTTCGTTCTACGGGATGCGGATTGGCGCCGAACGATGA
- a CDS encoding biopolymer transporter ExbD, with the protein MAMDVGGAKGGVKSDINVTPLVDVMLVLLIIMMIVAPLLQKGVELTLPQAKNTAEKPDTSDQTVVYIDGQSKLYINAIQLSEVELINRLTSSLENKAEKTVYLKGDKDAPYGAIMKMMDALRGAKIDSVALITELKKD; encoded by the coding sequence ATGGCCATGGATGTCGGCGGCGCCAAAGGCGGCGTCAAATCCGATATCAACGTGACGCCGCTCGTCGACGTCATGCTGGTGCTCCTGATCATCATGATGATCGTGGCGCCGCTGCTGCAGAAGGGCGTCGAGCTGACGTTGCCTCAGGCCAAGAACACGGCCGAGAAGCCCGACACGTCCGACCAGACGGTCGTCTACATCGACGGGCAGAGCAAGCTCTACATCAACGCCATTCAGCTCTCGGAGGTCGAGCTCATCAACCGCTTGACGAGCAGCCTCGAGAACAAGGCGGAGAAGACGGTGTACCTCAAGGGCGACAAGGACGCGCCATATGGCGCGATCATGAAGATGATGGACGCCTTGCGCGGCGCCAAGATCGACTCGGTCGCGTTGATCACCGAGCTGAAGAAAGACTAG
- a CDS encoding MotA/TolQ/ExbB proton channel family protein, translated as MDLMHMWAQMGWVAKVVAFILVFMSMWSFGVAIERFYTFSQARKQSKLYAPQVAKHLKEGRLKDALTVSQAKTYQYSHLAKVVLAGLQEYQFQHDAGGAMSRDDMVDTVRRAIQRATALTANDLKKGIPALATIGATAPFVGLLGTVVGIISAFQGIAAAGSGGLGAVSAGISEALIETALGLVVAIPAVWMYNYFTGRLEYFNVEMDNSSSELVDYFIKKAA; from the coding sequence ATGGACTTGATGCATATGTGGGCCCAGATGGGATGGGTCGCCAAAGTGGTGGCCTTCATTCTGGTGTTCATGTCGATGTGGTCGTTTGGCGTGGCAATCGAGCGGTTCTACACCTTTTCCCAGGCACGGAAGCAGTCGAAGCTTTACGCGCCTCAAGTGGCCAAGCACCTCAAGGAGGGCCGGCTGAAGGACGCGCTCACCGTCTCCCAGGCCAAGACCTACCAGTACAGCCATCTCGCGAAGGTGGTGCTCGCCGGCCTCCAGGAATACCAGTTCCAGCACGACGCTGGTGGAGCGATGAGCCGCGACGACATGGTCGACACCGTCCGCCGTGCGATTCAGCGTGCGACGGCTCTCACGGCCAATGACCTGAAGAAGGGCATCCCGGCGCTCGCCACCATCGGCGCGACGGCGCCGTTCGTCGGGCTGCTCGGCACGGTCGTCGGCATCATCTCCGCGTTCCAGGGCATCGCCGCCGCCGGCTCCGGTGGTCTCGGCGCCGTGTCGGCCGGTATCTCCGAAGCGCTCATCGAGACGGCGCTCGGGCTCGTCGTGGCGATCCCGGCGGTCTGGATGTACAACTACTTCACGGGCCGGCTCGAGTACTTCAACGTCGAGATGGACAACTCGTCGTCCGAGCTGGTGGATTACTTCATCAAGAAGGCCGCCTAA
- the yajC gene encoding preprotein translocase subunit YajC, translating into MTQIILLPLVVAMAQPGQSSPNLLVQLLPFLLVIGIFYLLVLLPMRKRQRKVQEFQDALKVGDRVITTSGLYGQITKLDGKTVQLQIADKVRIEVSRASVGGYQGQEPVVKEGGTL; encoded by the coding sequence ATGACCCAGATCATTCTGTTGCCCCTGGTGGTCGCGATGGCTCAGCCGGGCCAGTCGTCGCCCAATCTGCTCGTGCAGTTGCTGCCGTTCCTGCTCGTCATCGGCATCTTCTATCTTCTGGTGCTGCTGCCCATGCGAAAGCGCCAGCGCAAGGTCCAGGAGTTCCAGGACGCGCTCAAGGTCGGCGATCGCGTGATCACCACGAGCGGCCTGTACGGCCAGATCACGAAGCTCGACGGCAAGACGGTCCAGCTCCAGATCGCCGACAAGGTCAGGATCGAGGTGTCCCGAGCTTCGGTCGGCGGCTATCAGGGGCAGGAGCCGGTGGTGAAGGAGGGCGGAACGCTTTAG
- the secF gene encoding protein translocase subunit SecF — MRILTNPNFNFIKWRWHALGLSIAVILAGLATIAAGGLRLGIDFSGGTVVVMQFEQATSEDAVRQALGPLGSDAVVQRYGGASGTAGAQTSNAIMVRLPQTGTQEQNLDQDAKRIDEAMRAANIGAYKVISREIVGPTVGRDLQRKGIWATLAALGGILLYIAFRFRFSFAVGAIAATFHDILVTLVFLTWFGYDLSLNVIAAILTIAGYSVNDTIVIFDRVRENQRQVRREALEDVVNRSVNQTLGRTIITAGTTFLAVVALFLFGGDVLRGFAFTMLVGIVTGTYSTVFIASAIAIMLSRRGSTVQTTATRPAADAPRRRRRA; from the coding sequence ATGCGCATCCTCACGAATCCGAACTTCAACTTCATCAAGTGGCGCTGGCACGCCTTGGGCCTGTCGATTGCCGTCATCCTGGCCGGCCTGGCGACGATCGCCGCCGGCGGGCTGCGTCTCGGCATCGACTTCTCGGGCGGGACGGTCGTCGTCATGCAGTTCGAGCAGGCGACGAGCGAAGACGCCGTGCGGCAGGCCCTCGGCCCGCTCGGCTCCGACGCGGTCGTGCAGCGCTACGGCGGAGCGTCGGGCACGGCCGGCGCCCAGACGTCGAACGCGATCATGGTGCGCCTGCCGCAGACCGGCACGCAGGAGCAGAACCTCGATCAGGACGCCAAGCGCATCGACGAGGCGATGCGGGCCGCGAACATCGGGGCGTACAAGGTCATCAGCCGCGAAATCGTCGGGCCGACCGTCGGGCGCGATCTCCAACGGAAGGGGATTTGGGCCACGCTGGCGGCGCTCGGCGGCATTCTGCTCTACATCGCGTTCCGCTTCCGCTTCAGCTTCGCCGTCGGGGCGATTGCCGCGACCTTCCACGACATCCTCGTCACGCTCGTGTTCCTGACCTGGTTCGGCTATGACCTGTCGCTGAACGTGATCGCGGCCATCCTCACGATCGCGGGCTACTCGGTGAACGACACGATCGTCATCTTCGACCGCGTTCGCGAGAACCAGCGTCAGGTCCGCCGCGAGGCGCTCGAGGACGTCGTCAACCGGAGCGTCAATCAGACGCTCGGCCGGACGATCATCACGGCCGGCACCACCTTCCTGGCCGTGGTGGCGCTGTTCCTCTTCGGCGGCGACGTGCTGCGCGGCTTCGCCTTCACGATGCTCGTCGGGATCGTCACCGGCACCTACTCCACGGTGTTCATCGCGTCGGCCATCGCCATCATGCTCAGCCGCCGCGGTTCGACCGTCCAGACGACGGCGACGCGGCCTGCAGCCGACGCGCCGCGCCGCCGCCGCCGGGCCTGA
- the tgt gene encoding tRNA guanosine(34) transglycosylase Tgt produces the protein MSGRVAFEVLQRDGPARRGRLHLPHGTVETPAFMPVGTRGAIKAVTLDEVERLGAEILLANTYHLHVRPGDELIARVGGLHRFIGWTRPMLTDSGGYQVYSLAARRRTSEQGVVFRSHLDGRPLSLSPESAVDIQSRLGADIAMVFDECASWPATHDEAEHAMERTLRWARRGRDRFLDVVAGRVPGVARSTPGQVQFGIVQGGTYKDLRDRSIAGTLAVGFDAYAIGGLSVGEPVETMYEIVEHAAQQLPEDVPRYLMGTGMPDDLVESVARGIDLFDCVLPTRNARNGQLFTRSGPLSIKNARYAEDLRPPDPDCGCPTCRRYSRAYLRHLFVSGEMSGAALNTLHNLHFYLDTMRAIGKAIEFGTFEAFRRTFRDAYARRPSR, from the coding sequence GTGAGCGGCCGGGTCGCCTTCGAGGTGCTTCAGCGGGACGGACCGGCACGGCGCGGGCGACTGCACCTGCCGCACGGGACGGTCGAGACGCCGGCCTTCATGCCGGTCGGCACGCGCGGCGCGATCAAGGCCGTCACCCTCGACGAGGTCGAACGGCTCGGCGCCGAGATCCTGCTCGCCAACACCTACCATCTGCACGTCCGGCCGGGCGACGAGCTGATCGCGCGGGTGGGCGGGCTGCATCGTTTCATCGGGTGGACGCGGCCGATGTTGACCGACTCCGGCGGCTACCAGGTCTACTCGCTCGCGGCGCGCCGCCGCACGTCCGAGCAAGGCGTCGTCTTTCGGTCGCACCTCGACGGTCGGCCGCTGTCGCTGTCGCCCGAATCCGCGGTCGACATCCAGTCACGCCTCGGCGCCGACATCGCCATGGTCTTCGACGAGTGCGCGAGTTGGCCCGCCACGCACGACGAGGCCGAACACGCCATGGAGCGGACGCTCCGCTGGGCGCGCCGCGGGCGCGACCGGTTCCTCGACGTCGTCGCCGGGCGCGTGCCCGGCGTCGCGCGTTCCACGCCCGGCCAGGTCCAGTTCGGCATCGTTCAGGGCGGCACCTACAAGGATCTGCGCGATCGCAGCATCGCCGGCACGCTGGCCGTCGGCTTCGACGCCTATGCCATCGGCGGGCTCTCGGTGGGTGAGCCGGTCGAGACGATGTACGAGATCGTCGAGCATGCGGCGCAGCAGTTGCCCGAAGACGTGCCGCGGTACTTGATGGGGACGGGGATGCCGGACGATCTCGTCGAGAGCGTGGCGCGCGGCATCGACCTCTTCGACTGCGTGCTGCCGACGCGCAACGCGCGCAACGGCCAGTTGTTCACCCGGTCGGGGCCGCTCTCGATCAAGAACGCGCGCTACGCGGAGGACCTCCGGCCGCCCGACCCCGACTGCGGCTGCCCAACCTGCCGGCGCTATTCGCGCGCGTACCTGCGGCACCTGTTCGTGAGCGGCGAGATGAGCGGCGCGGCGCTCAACACGTTGCACAATCTGCACTTTTACCTTGACACCATGAGAGCGATTGGGAAGGCTATTGAGTTCGGGACATTCGAGGCGTTCAGAAGGACGTTCCGCGACGCCTACGCCCGCCGGCCTTCGAGGTAA
- a CDS encoding biopolymer transporter ExbD translates to MSHAHMHHGAETVKKAEAPQASADMNVTPLIDVLLVLLIIFMAALPLTQRGVDINLPLETNANAKAADVLGQVVAEFTSDRRLTINKQEVSLLAAEQKFRELYETRKDKTLFLIGAPNVRYGEIMQVIDAAMGAGVEKVGVVTEGMKREAAGGGSAAR, encoded by the coding sequence ATGAGCCACGCTCACATGCACCACGGCGCCGAGACGGTCAAGAAGGCCGAAGCCCCGCAGGCCTCGGCCGACATGAACGTCACGCCGCTCATCGACGTGCTGCTCGTGCTGCTGATCATCTTCATGGCGGCCCTGCCGCTGACCCAGCGCGGCGTCGACATCAACCTGCCGCTCGAGACGAACGCGAACGCCAAGGCCGCCGACGTGCTCGGCCAGGTCGTCGCCGAGTTCACGTCCGATCGCCGGCTGACCATCAACAAGCAGGAAGTCTCGCTGTTGGCCGCCGAGCAGAAGTTCCGGGAGCTCTACGAGACCCGCAAGGACAAGACGCTGTTTCTCATCGGCGCACCCAACGTGCGCTACGGCGAGATCATGCAGGTCATCGACGCCGCCATGGGCGCGGGCGTCGAGAAGGTCGGCGTCGTCACCGAAGGCATGAAGCGTGAAGCGGCCGGCGGCGGCTCGGCCGCACGCTAG
- a CDS encoding undecaprenyl-diphosphate phosphatase: MTLVSAVLLGVLQGLTEFLPVSSTAHLLLAGRALAFEDPGDVFKISIQFGSILAVMWLYRARLLGVLRGLRSRPEARHFVLMILVAFAPAVVAGLLLEGFVKQVLYERPSVIATAFIAGGIVMLVVERFRPQPVVASADRTPLSRAFAIGVCQTLALVPGVSRSGATIIGGLVAGLDRAAAAEFSFFLAMPTMAGAFVHEIWSVRHELTPDRGAELAVGFAMAFLAALLVVKPFLRIVGRSGFVPFAWYRIVAGLAVFGAIGAGWL, translated from the coding sequence ATGACACTGGTGTCGGCCGTCCTCCTGGGCGTGCTGCAGGGGCTGACCGAGTTCCTGCCGGTGTCGTCGACGGCACATCTGCTGCTCGCCGGCCGGGCCCTGGCGTTCGAGGACCCGGGCGACGTGTTCAAGATCTCGATTCAGTTCGGGTCGATTCTCGCGGTGATGTGGTTGTACCGCGCCCGCCTGCTCGGCGTGCTCCGCGGGCTCCGGAGCCGTCCCGAGGCCCGGCATTTCGTCCTGATGATCCTCGTCGCGTTCGCCCCAGCGGTCGTGGCGGGCCTGCTGCTCGAAGGCTTCGTCAAGCAGGTGCTGTACGAACGCCCGTCGGTGATCGCGACCGCCTTCATCGCCGGCGGCATCGTCATGCTGGTGGTCGAGCGTTTCCGCCCGCAGCCGGTGGTGGCTTCTGCCGACCGCACGCCATTGTCGAGAGCATTTGCCATTGGCGTCTGCCAGACGCTCGCGCTCGTGCCCGGCGTGTCGAGGTCGGGCGCCACCATCATCGGCGGGCTCGTCGCCGGCCTGGATCGCGCGGCGGCGGCGGAATTCTCGTTCTTCCTGGCGATGCCGACGATGGCTGGCGCGTTCGTACACGAGATCTGGTCGGTCCGGCACGAGCTCACGCCGGATCGCGGCGCGGAGCTCGCCGTCGGGTTCGCCATGGCCTTCCTGGCCGCGCTGCTCGTCGTGAAGCCGTTTCTGCGGATCGTCGGCCGATCGGGCTTCGTGCCGTTCGCGTGGTACCGGATCGTCGCGGGCCTCGCGGTGTTCGGGGCGATCGGCGCCGGGTGGCTGTGA
- a CDS encoding DUF502 domain-containing protein, translated as MGWLRRRFLAGVFVTVPLVVSVVAIVWVLQWGDRLTSGLGERVIGRHLPGLGIFATAVFVLVIGIVATNVIGRRLLQRAERILLHIPLFRTVYAPVKQLISAFSPDADTGFKRMVLVDHGGHLVLGFLTKEFLVDRGEGPALHYAVYVPTNHLYLGDVIVCPAERVSFPALTVEEGIRVFLTGGMGLRDRLSVHEEPRP; from the coding sequence ATGGGCTGGCTCCGGCGACGGTTCCTGGCGGGGGTGTTCGTCACCGTCCCCCTCGTCGTGAGCGTCGTCGCGATCGTGTGGGTGCTCCAGTGGGGAGACCGGCTGACGAGCGGGCTCGGCGAGCGCGTGATCGGGCGCCACCTGCCCGGCCTCGGCATCTTCGCGACGGCGGTCTTCGTGCTCGTCATCGGGATCGTCGCGACGAACGTCATCGGCCGGCGGCTGCTGCAGCGGGCGGAGCGCATCCTGCTGCACATCCCGCTCTTTCGGACCGTGTACGCCCCGGTGAAACAGCTCATCTCGGCGTTCTCGCCGGATGCCGACACGGGGTTCAAGCGCATGGTGCTCGTGGACCATGGCGGGCATCTCGTGCTCGGCTTTCTCACGAAAGAATTCCTCGTGGATCGAGGGGAGGGGCCCGCGCTGCACTATGCGGTGTACGTGCCGACGAATCATCTCTATCTGGGGGACGTCATCGTGTGCCCGGCGGAACGCGTGTCGTTTCCGGCACTGACCGTCGAGGAAGGGATCCGGGTGTTCCTCACCGGAGGGATGGGGCTGCGCGATCGGCTCAGCGTGCACGAGGAGCCCAGGCCCTGA
- the secD gene encoding protein translocase subunit SecD codes for MYKNLRWKFLLILAVTGLSTWLFVPPSQKVKLGLDLKGGVHFVLGVQTDDALRLETQTAADQLAAALKDAGVTVATRVTGLTAFVAENVPSANDQQFRTIADQWLSQSFDRDQSGPGAYAFRMKPNVIVQRRAEAVTQAIQTIDRRVNELGVSEPVVAPYGTNAEQIIVQLPGVTDVPRAKSIIGKTAVLELKLVEAGPAADQASLLQATNGQVPADMETVGGVGDQSGAPGYYLVRRAPVITGRDLRNSRPTLDEYNTPAVSFTLNSEGGAKFSRATSANVGRFLAIVIDDRVVSAPRIEGPISTEGRITGRFTQQEASDLALVLRSGALPASLTYLEEREVGPSLGADSIRAGVTASLIGLALVTLFMLVYYRLAGINAFVSVALNLVILLGFMAYAGAVMTLPGIAGFILTIGMGVDSNVLIFERIREELANRKTAKQAIAAGFDRVFITILDTHVSSLIAAAFLFQFGTGPIRGFATTLFFGLIANVFTAVFVSRTLFELVLSRRPAGSTQLSV; via the coding sequence ATGTACAAGAATCTTCGCTGGAAGTTCCTGCTCATCCTGGCCGTGACCGGCCTGTCGACCTGGCTGTTCGTCCCGCCGAGTCAGAAGGTCAAGCTCGGTCTCGATCTCAAGGGCGGCGTGCACTTCGTCCTCGGCGTGCAGACCGACGACGCGCTGCGGCTCGAGACGCAGACGGCGGCCGATCAGCTCGCGGCGGCCCTGAAGGATGCCGGCGTCACGGTCGCGACGCGGGTCACGGGCCTCACGGCGTTCGTGGCCGAGAACGTGCCGTCGGCCAACGATCAACAGTTCCGGACGATTGCCGACCAGTGGCTGTCGCAGTCCTTCGACCGCGATCAGAGCGGGCCCGGCGCCTACGCATTCCGGATGAAACCGAACGTCATCGTCCAGCGGCGGGCCGAAGCGGTGACGCAGGCGATTCAGACGATCGATCGCCGGGTCAACGAGCTCGGCGTTTCCGAGCCGGTCGTCGCGCCCTACGGCACGAACGCCGAGCAGATCATCGTGCAGCTCCCGGGCGTGACGGACGTGCCGCGCGCGAAGAGCATCATCGGCAAGACGGCGGTGCTCGAGCTCAAGCTGGTCGAAGCCGGGCCGGCGGCCGATCAGGCGTCCCTGCTGCAGGCGACGAACGGCCAAGTGCCCGCCGACATGGAGACCGTCGGCGGCGTCGGCGATCAGAGCGGCGCGCCGGGCTACTATCTCGTGCGCCGGGCTCCGGTGATCACCGGGCGCGACCTGCGCAATTCCCGGCCGACGCTCGACGAGTACAACACGCCGGCCGTCTCGTTCACGCTCAACAGCGAGGGCGGCGCGAAGTTCAGCCGCGCGACGTCCGCGAACGTCGGCCGTTTCCTGGCGATCGTGATCGATGACCGCGTCGTCTCGGCGCCGCGCATCGAGGGGCCGATCAGCACCGAGGGGCGCATCACGGGCCGGTTCACGCAGCAGGAGGCGAGCGATCTGGCGCTCGTGCTGCGATCGGGCGCGCTGCCCGCCTCGCTGACCTATCTCGAGGAGCGCGAAGTCGGGCCGTCGCTCGGCGCCGACTCGATTCGCGCCGGTGTGACGGCCTCGCTCATCGGCCTCGCGCTCGTGACGCTGTTCATGCTGGTCTACTACCGGCTGGCCGGCATCAACGCGTTCGTGTCCGTGGCGCTCAACCTCGTCATCCTGCTGGGGTTCATGGCCTACGCCGGGGCGGTCATGACGCTGCCGGGCATCGCGGGCTTCATCCTGACGATCGGCATGGGCGTCGATTCGAACGTGCTCATCTTCGAGCGGATTCGTGAAGAGCTGGCGAACCGCAAGACGGCCAAGCAGGCGATCGCCGCCGGCTTCGATCGCGTCTTCATCACGATCCTCGACACGCACGTCTCGTCGCTCATCGCGGCCGCCTTCCTGTTCCAGTTCGGCACCGGACCGATCCGCGGTTTCGCGACCACGCTCTTCTTCGGGCTGATCGCCAACGTCTTCACGGCGGTGTTCGTGTCTCGGACCCTCTTCGAGCTCGTGCTGTCGAGACGCCCGGCCGGCAGCACGCAGTTGAGCGTCTAG